Proteins encoded together in one Carya illinoinensis cultivar Pawnee chromosome 3, C.illinoinensisPawnee_v1, whole genome shotgun sequence window:
- the LOC122304066 gene encoding rac-like GTP-binding protein RAC2 isoform X2 → MFHNMTSYCLLYIQDYVPTVFDNFSANVVVDGSTVNLGLWDTAGQEDYNRLRPLSYRGADVFLLAFSLISKASYENISKKWIPELRHYAPTVPVVLVGTKLDLREDKQYLIDHPGAASISTAQGEELKKAIGAAVYIECSSKTQQNVKAVFDAAIKVVLQPPKPKKKRRIKPRPCTLL, encoded by the exons ATGTTTCATAACATGACTTCATACTGTCTTTTATACATCCAG GATTATGTGCCTACCGTATTCGACAACTTTAGTGCTAATGTGGTGGTTGATGGCAGCACAGTTAACCTTGGACTATGGGATACTGCCG GGCAGGAGGATTATAATAGGCTGAGGCCTTTGAGTTACAGGGGTGCAGATGTTTTCTTGCTGGCCTTCTCACTCATTAGCAAAGCCAGCTATGAAAATATATCTAAGAAG TGGATTCCTGAGCTGAGGCATTACGCCCCAACTGTGCCGGTAGTCCTTGTTGGAACCAAACTTG ATCTAAGGGAAGACAAGCAGTATTTGATTGATCATCCTGGGGCTGCATCAATCTCAACTGCTCAG GGTGAAGAGCTCAAGAAGGCAATTGGCGCTGCTGTTTACATAGAGTGCAGCTCCAAGACTCAGCAG AATGTTAAGGCTGTGTTTGATGCTGCAATCAAGGTTGTTTTGCAGCCCCCAAAACCGAAGAAAAAGAGACGGATCAAGCCAAGGCCATGCACACTCCTCTAA
- the LOC122304066 gene encoding rac-like GTP-binding protein RAC2 isoform X1, which yields MSTARFIKCVTVGDGAVGKTCMLISYTSNTFPTDYVPTVFDNFSANVVVDGSTVNLGLWDTAGQEDYNRLRPLSYRGADVFLLAFSLISKASYENISKKWIPELRHYAPTVPVVLVGTKLDLREDKQYLIDHPGAASISTAQGEELKKAIGAAVYIECSSKTQQNVKAVFDAAIKVVLQPPKPKKKRRIKPRPCTLL from the exons ATGAGCACGGCAAGATTCATCAAGTGTGTCACAGTTGGTGATGGAGCTGTCGGAAAGACATGCATGCTCATATCTTATACAAGCAATACCTTTCCCACA GATTATGTGCCTACCGTATTCGACAACTTTAGTGCTAATGTGGTGGTTGATGGCAGCACAGTTAACCTTGGACTATGGGATACTGCCG GGCAGGAGGATTATAATAGGCTGAGGCCTTTGAGTTACAGGGGTGCAGATGTTTTCTTGCTGGCCTTCTCACTCATTAGCAAAGCCAGCTATGAAAATATATCTAAGAAG TGGATTCCTGAGCTGAGGCATTACGCCCCAACTGTGCCGGTAGTCCTTGTTGGAACCAAACTTG ATCTAAGGGAAGACAAGCAGTATTTGATTGATCATCCTGGGGCTGCATCAATCTCAACTGCTCAG GGTGAAGAGCTCAAGAAGGCAATTGGCGCTGCTGTTTACATAGAGTGCAGCTCCAAGACTCAGCAG AATGTTAAGGCTGTGTTTGATGCTGCAATCAAGGTTGTTTTGCAGCCCCCAAAACCGAAGAAAAAGAGACGGATCAAGCCAAGGCCATGCACACTCCTCTAA